The proteins below are encoded in one region of Juglans microcarpa x Juglans regia isolate MS1-56 chromosome 4D, Jm3101_v1.0, whole genome shotgun sequence:
- the LOC121260328 gene encoding 4-coumarate--CoA ligase-like 5 isoform X2: MAIESKPSSIDPRSGFCNSDSIFYSKRELTPHPPNPYLDVTTFISSHAHHGDIAFLDASTGRHLTFSDVWLAVDSVASSLSDMGVRKGDVILLLSPNSIFFPVVSLAVMSLGAVISTTNPINTAQEIAKQIADSKPIIAFTTHQLVPKLAESSLRIVILDEHQSIPAVRNARIVATLEEMLNKQPRGDVRVRDRVNQDDMATLLYSSGTTGASKGVVTSHRSLIAMVQIRLVRSKGNEGEHRFLCTVPMFHVYGLATFVLALLASGTTVVILPKYDMHDMLSAIEKYRITSIPVVPPILAAMVSGADRILSKYDLSSLQLVSNGGAPTSKKVIEKFMERYPAVTILQAYGLTESTAIGAYTNSLEESKRYGTVGLLSPGMEAKIVNPETQDALPVNRTGELWMRGLPVMKGWLVLHVGYFRNAEATASTLDSEGWLKTGDLCYIDDDGFIFVVDRLKELIKYKGYQVPPAELEALLVAHPEISDAAVVPIPDKEVGQYPMAYVVKKAGSNLSDSAVMDFVTAQVAPYKRIRRVAFVASIPKNASGKILRKNLMQLATTSKL; the protein is encoded by the exons ATGGCAATCGAAAGCAAGCCATCGAGTATCGACCCCAGAAGCGGTTTCTGCAACTCCGACTCCATCTTCTACAGCAAACGCGAGCTCACTCCTCACCCACCCAACCCTTACCTTGACGTGACCACTTTCATCTCTTCCCATGCCCACCACGGCGATATAGCCTTTCTCGATGCTTCCACCGGCCGCCATCTCACCTTCTCAGATGTCTGGCTCGCCGTCGATTCTGTCGCCTCCTCTCTCTCCGATATGGGCGTCAGGAAAGGTGACgtcatcctcctcctctctcccAACTCCATCTTCTTCCCCGTGGTGAGCCTTGCCGTCATGTCCCTCGGCGCCGTAATATCCACCACCAATCCCATCAACACCGCCCAAGAAATCGCCAAGCAGATTGCCGATTCGAAACCGATCATCGCCTTCACGACTCACCAACTCGTCCCCAAACTCGCCGAATCGAGTCTCCGAATTGTAATCCTCGATGAGCATCAGTCCATCCCCGCCGTTCGAAACGCTAGAATCGTGGCCACGTTGGAGGAAATGCTAAACAAGCAGCCAAGAGGGGACGTCCGAGTTAGGGACCGTGTCAACCAGGACGACATGGCGACTCTGCTCTATTCGTCGGGTACCACCGGCGCTAGTAAAGGCGTGGTGACTTCGCACAGAAGCCTCATTGCGATGGTTCAGATTAGGTTAGTTCGGTCCAAAGGAAACGAAGGAGAGCATAGGTTCCTCTGCACCGTCCCCATGTTTCACGTCTACGGTCTAGCAACGTTCGTGTTGGCCCTACTCGCGTCGGGAACAACGGTGGTGATCCTCCCGAAATACGACATGCACGATATGCTCTCAGCGATCGAGAAGTACCGGATCACCTCCATCCCAGTCGTGCCGCCGATACTGGCGGCTATGGTGAGCGGCGCGGATCGGATACTGTCCAAGTATGATTTGAGCTCGCTGCAGCTGGTTTCAAATGGTGGGGCCCCGACGAGCAAGAAGGTGATAGAGAAGTTCATGGAGAGGTATCCGGCTGTGACGATTCTTCAGGCGTATGGGTTGACAGAATCGACGGCGATTGGGGCTTACACGAACTCGTTGGAGGAGAGTAAGCGGTACGGTACGGTGGGGTTGTTATCTCCAGGCATGGAAGCCAAGATTGTAAACCCGGAAACCCAGGATGCTCTGCCCGTGAATCGGACCGGTGAGCTTTGGATGAGAGGTCTGCCCGTCATGAAAG GCTGGTTGGTGTTGCATGTAGGTTATTTCCGCAACGCTGAAGCCACGGCATCAACTCTGGATTCAGAAGGATGGTTGAAAACTGGAGATCTCTGCTACATTGATGATGATGGCTTCATTTTCGTGGTTGATAGGTTGAAGGAACTGATTAAATACAAGGGCTACCAG GTTCCCCCAGCAGAACTCGAGGCATTGCTGGTTGCTCATCCAGAAATTTCTGACGCTGCTGTTGTACC AATTCCTGATAAGGAGGTTGGACAGTATCCCATGGCTTACGTGGTAAAAAAAGCTGGAAGTAATTTGTCTGACAGTGCCGTCATGGACTTCGTAACAGCACAG GTGGCTCCATATAAGAGAATCAGGAGAGTGGCATTTGTAGCTTCTATACCCAAGAATGCGTCCGGCAAGATTCTTAGGAAGAATCTAATGCAACTTGCTACCACCTCCaaactttga
- the LOC121260328 gene encoding 4-coumarate--CoA ligase-like 5 isoform X4 translates to MAIESKPSSIDPRSGFCNSDSIFYSKRELTPHPPNPYLDVTTFISSHAHHGDIAFLDASTGRHLTFSDVWLAVDSVASSLSDMGVRKGDVILLLSPNSIFFPVVSLAVMSLGAVISTTNPINTAQEIAKQIADSKPIIAFTTHQLVPKLAESSLRIVILDEHQSIPAVRNARIVATLEEMLNKQPRGDVRVRDRVNQDDMATLLYSSGTTGASKGVVTSHRSLIAMVQIRLVRSKGNEGEHRFLCTVPMFHVYGLATFVLALLASGTTVVILPKYDMHDMLSAIEKYRITSIPVVPPILAAMVSGADRILSKYDLSSLQLVSNGGAPTSKKVIEKFMERYPAVTILQAYGLTESTAIGAYTNSLEESKRYGTVGLLSPGMEAKIVNPETQDALPVNRTGELWMRGLPVMKGYFRNAEATASTLDSEGWLKTGDLCYIDDDGFIFVVDRLKELIKYKGYQVPPAELEALLVAHPEISDAAVVPIPDKEVGQYPMAYVVKKAGSNLSDSAVMDFVTAQVAPYKRIRRVAFVASIPKNASGKILRKNLMQLATTSKL, encoded by the exons ATGGCAATCGAAAGCAAGCCATCGAGTATCGACCCCAGAAGCGGTTTCTGCAACTCCGACTCCATCTTCTACAGCAAACGCGAGCTCACTCCTCACCCACCCAACCCTTACCTTGACGTGACCACTTTCATCTCTTCCCATGCCCACCACGGCGATATAGCCTTTCTCGATGCTTCCACCGGCCGCCATCTCACCTTCTCAGATGTCTGGCTCGCCGTCGATTCTGTCGCCTCCTCTCTCTCCGATATGGGCGTCAGGAAAGGTGACgtcatcctcctcctctctcccAACTCCATCTTCTTCCCCGTGGTGAGCCTTGCCGTCATGTCCCTCGGCGCCGTAATATCCACCACCAATCCCATCAACACCGCCCAAGAAATCGCCAAGCAGATTGCCGATTCGAAACCGATCATCGCCTTCACGACTCACCAACTCGTCCCCAAACTCGCCGAATCGAGTCTCCGAATTGTAATCCTCGATGAGCATCAGTCCATCCCCGCCGTTCGAAACGCTAGAATCGTGGCCACGTTGGAGGAAATGCTAAACAAGCAGCCAAGAGGGGACGTCCGAGTTAGGGACCGTGTCAACCAGGACGACATGGCGACTCTGCTCTATTCGTCGGGTACCACCGGCGCTAGTAAAGGCGTGGTGACTTCGCACAGAAGCCTCATTGCGATGGTTCAGATTAGGTTAGTTCGGTCCAAAGGAAACGAAGGAGAGCATAGGTTCCTCTGCACCGTCCCCATGTTTCACGTCTACGGTCTAGCAACGTTCGTGTTGGCCCTACTCGCGTCGGGAACAACGGTGGTGATCCTCCCGAAATACGACATGCACGATATGCTCTCAGCGATCGAGAAGTACCGGATCACCTCCATCCCAGTCGTGCCGCCGATACTGGCGGCTATGGTGAGCGGCGCGGATCGGATACTGTCCAAGTATGATTTGAGCTCGCTGCAGCTGGTTTCAAATGGTGGGGCCCCGACGAGCAAGAAGGTGATAGAGAAGTTCATGGAGAGGTATCCGGCTGTGACGATTCTTCAGGCGTATGGGTTGACAGAATCGACGGCGATTGGGGCTTACACGAACTCGTTGGAGGAGAGTAAGCGGTACGGTACGGTGGGGTTGTTATCTCCAGGCATGGAAGCCAAGATTGTAAACCCGGAAACCCAGGATGCTCTGCCCGTGAATCGGACCGGTGAGCTTTGGATGAGAGGTCTGCCCGTCATGAAAG GTTATTTCCGCAACGCTGAAGCCACGGCATCAACTCTGGATTCAGAAGGATGGTTGAAAACTGGAGATCTCTGCTACATTGATGATGATGGCTTCATTTTCGTGGTTGATAGGTTGAAGGAACTGATTAAATACAAGGGCTACCAG GTTCCCCCAGCAGAACTCGAGGCATTGCTGGTTGCTCATCCAGAAATTTCTGACGCTGCTGTTGTACC AATTCCTGATAAGGAGGTTGGACAGTATCCCATGGCTTACGTGGTAAAAAAAGCTGGAAGTAATTTGTCTGACAGTGCCGTCATGGACTTCGTAACAGCACAG GTGGCTCCATATAAGAGAATCAGGAGAGTGGCATTTGTAGCTTCTATACCCAAGAATGCGTCCGGCAAGATTCTTAGGAAGAATCTAATGCAACTTGCTACCACCTCCaaactttga
- the LOC121260328 gene encoding 4-coumarate--CoA ligase-like 5 isoform X3 yields MAIESKPSSIDPRSGFCNSDSIFYSKRELTPHPPNPYLDVTTFISSHAHHGDIAFLDASTGRHLTFSDVWLAVDSVASSLSDMGVRKGDVILLLSPNSIFFPVVSLAVMSLGAVISTTNPINTAQEIAKQIADSKPIIAFTTHQLVPKLAESSLRIVILDEHQSIPAVRNARIVATLEEMLNKQPRGDVRVRDRVNQDDMATLLYSSGTTGASKGVVTSHRSLIAMVQIRLVRSKGNEGEHRFLCTVPMFHVYGLATFVLALLASGTTVVILPKYDMHDMLSAIEKYRITSIPVVPPILAAMVSGADRILSKYDLSSLQLVSNGGAPTSKKVIEKFMERYPAVTILQAYGLTESTAIGAYTNSLEESKRYGTVGLLSPGMEAKIVNPETQDALPVNRTGELWMRGLPVMKGYFRNAEATASTLDSEGWLKTGDLCYIDDDGFIFVVDRLKELIKYKGYQVRYLERVPPAELEALLVAHPEISDAAVVPIPDKEVGQYPMAYVVKKAGSNLSDSAVMDFVTAQVAPYKRIRRVAFVASIPKNASGKILRKNLMQLATTSKL; encoded by the exons ATGGCAATCGAAAGCAAGCCATCGAGTATCGACCCCAGAAGCGGTTTCTGCAACTCCGACTCCATCTTCTACAGCAAACGCGAGCTCACTCCTCACCCACCCAACCCTTACCTTGACGTGACCACTTTCATCTCTTCCCATGCCCACCACGGCGATATAGCCTTTCTCGATGCTTCCACCGGCCGCCATCTCACCTTCTCAGATGTCTGGCTCGCCGTCGATTCTGTCGCCTCCTCTCTCTCCGATATGGGCGTCAGGAAAGGTGACgtcatcctcctcctctctcccAACTCCATCTTCTTCCCCGTGGTGAGCCTTGCCGTCATGTCCCTCGGCGCCGTAATATCCACCACCAATCCCATCAACACCGCCCAAGAAATCGCCAAGCAGATTGCCGATTCGAAACCGATCATCGCCTTCACGACTCACCAACTCGTCCCCAAACTCGCCGAATCGAGTCTCCGAATTGTAATCCTCGATGAGCATCAGTCCATCCCCGCCGTTCGAAACGCTAGAATCGTGGCCACGTTGGAGGAAATGCTAAACAAGCAGCCAAGAGGGGACGTCCGAGTTAGGGACCGTGTCAACCAGGACGACATGGCGACTCTGCTCTATTCGTCGGGTACCACCGGCGCTAGTAAAGGCGTGGTGACTTCGCACAGAAGCCTCATTGCGATGGTTCAGATTAGGTTAGTTCGGTCCAAAGGAAACGAAGGAGAGCATAGGTTCCTCTGCACCGTCCCCATGTTTCACGTCTACGGTCTAGCAACGTTCGTGTTGGCCCTACTCGCGTCGGGAACAACGGTGGTGATCCTCCCGAAATACGACATGCACGATATGCTCTCAGCGATCGAGAAGTACCGGATCACCTCCATCCCAGTCGTGCCGCCGATACTGGCGGCTATGGTGAGCGGCGCGGATCGGATACTGTCCAAGTATGATTTGAGCTCGCTGCAGCTGGTTTCAAATGGTGGGGCCCCGACGAGCAAGAAGGTGATAGAGAAGTTCATGGAGAGGTATCCGGCTGTGACGATTCTTCAGGCGTATGGGTTGACAGAATCGACGGCGATTGGGGCTTACACGAACTCGTTGGAGGAGAGTAAGCGGTACGGTACGGTGGGGTTGTTATCTCCAGGCATGGAAGCCAAGATTGTAAACCCGGAAACCCAGGATGCTCTGCCCGTGAATCGGACCGGTGAGCTTTGGATGAGAGGTCTGCCCGTCATGAAAG GTTATTTCCGCAACGCTGAAGCCACGGCATCAACTCTGGATTCAGAAGGATGGTTGAAAACTGGAGATCTCTGCTACATTGATGATGATGGCTTCATTTTCGTGGTTGATAGGTTGAAGGAACTGATTAAATACAAGGGCTACCAGGTCAGATATTTAGAAAGA GTTCCCCCAGCAGAACTCGAGGCATTGCTGGTTGCTCATCCAGAAATTTCTGACGCTGCTGTTGTACC AATTCCTGATAAGGAGGTTGGACAGTATCCCATGGCTTACGTGGTAAAAAAAGCTGGAAGTAATTTGTCTGACAGTGCCGTCATGGACTTCGTAACAGCACAG GTGGCTCCATATAAGAGAATCAGGAGAGTGGCATTTGTAGCTTCTATACCCAAGAATGCGTCCGGCAAGATTCTTAGGAAGAATCTAATGCAACTTGCTACCACCTCCaaactttga
- the LOC121260328 gene encoding 4-coumarate--CoA ligase-like 5 isoform X1, translated as MAIESKPSSIDPRSGFCNSDSIFYSKRELTPHPPNPYLDVTTFISSHAHHGDIAFLDASTGRHLTFSDVWLAVDSVASSLSDMGVRKGDVILLLSPNSIFFPVVSLAVMSLGAVISTTNPINTAQEIAKQIADSKPIIAFTTHQLVPKLAESSLRIVILDEHQSIPAVRNARIVATLEEMLNKQPRGDVRVRDRVNQDDMATLLYSSGTTGASKGVVTSHRSLIAMVQIRLVRSKGNEGEHRFLCTVPMFHVYGLATFVLALLASGTTVVILPKYDMHDMLSAIEKYRITSIPVVPPILAAMVSGADRILSKYDLSSLQLVSNGGAPTSKKVIEKFMERYPAVTILQAYGLTESTAIGAYTNSLEESKRYGTVGLLSPGMEAKIVNPETQDALPVNRTGELWMRGLPVMKGWLVLHVGYFRNAEATASTLDSEGWLKTGDLCYIDDDGFIFVVDRLKELIKYKGYQVRYLERVPPAELEALLVAHPEISDAAVVPIPDKEVGQYPMAYVVKKAGSNLSDSAVMDFVTAQVAPYKRIRRVAFVASIPKNASGKILRKNLMQLATTSKL; from the exons ATGGCAATCGAAAGCAAGCCATCGAGTATCGACCCCAGAAGCGGTTTCTGCAACTCCGACTCCATCTTCTACAGCAAACGCGAGCTCACTCCTCACCCACCCAACCCTTACCTTGACGTGACCACTTTCATCTCTTCCCATGCCCACCACGGCGATATAGCCTTTCTCGATGCTTCCACCGGCCGCCATCTCACCTTCTCAGATGTCTGGCTCGCCGTCGATTCTGTCGCCTCCTCTCTCTCCGATATGGGCGTCAGGAAAGGTGACgtcatcctcctcctctctcccAACTCCATCTTCTTCCCCGTGGTGAGCCTTGCCGTCATGTCCCTCGGCGCCGTAATATCCACCACCAATCCCATCAACACCGCCCAAGAAATCGCCAAGCAGATTGCCGATTCGAAACCGATCATCGCCTTCACGACTCACCAACTCGTCCCCAAACTCGCCGAATCGAGTCTCCGAATTGTAATCCTCGATGAGCATCAGTCCATCCCCGCCGTTCGAAACGCTAGAATCGTGGCCACGTTGGAGGAAATGCTAAACAAGCAGCCAAGAGGGGACGTCCGAGTTAGGGACCGTGTCAACCAGGACGACATGGCGACTCTGCTCTATTCGTCGGGTACCACCGGCGCTAGTAAAGGCGTGGTGACTTCGCACAGAAGCCTCATTGCGATGGTTCAGATTAGGTTAGTTCGGTCCAAAGGAAACGAAGGAGAGCATAGGTTCCTCTGCACCGTCCCCATGTTTCACGTCTACGGTCTAGCAACGTTCGTGTTGGCCCTACTCGCGTCGGGAACAACGGTGGTGATCCTCCCGAAATACGACATGCACGATATGCTCTCAGCGATCGAGAAGTACCGGATCACCTCCATCCCAGTCGTGCCGCCGATACTGGCGGCTATGGTGAGCGGCGCGGATCGGATACTGTCCAAGTATGATTTGAGCTCGCTGCAGCTGGTTTCAAATGGTGGGGCCCCGACGAGCAAGAAGGTGATAGAGAAGTTCATGGAGAGGTATCCGGCTGTGACGATTCTTCAGGCGTATGGGTTGACAGAATCGACGGCGATTGGGGCTTACACGAACTCGTTGGAGGAGAGTAAGCGGTACGGTACGGTGGGGTTGTTATCTCCAGGCATGGAAGCCAAGATTGTAAACCCGGAAACCCAGGATGCTCTGCCCGTGAATCGGACCGGTGAGCTTTGGATGAGAGGTCTGCCCGTCATGAAAG GCTGGTTGGTGTTGCATGTAGGTTATTTCCGCAACGCTGAAGCCACGGCATCAACTCTGGATTCAGAAGGATGGTTGAAAACTGGAGATCTCTGCTACATTGATGATGATGGCTTCATTTTCGTGGTTGATAGGTTGAAGGAACTGATTAAATACAAGGGCTACCAGGTCAGATATTTAGAAAGA GTTCCCCCAGCAGAACTCGAGGCATTGCTGGTTGCTCATCCAGAAATTTCTGACGCTGCTGTTGTACC AATTCCTGATAAGGAGGTTGGACAGTATCCCATGGCTTACGTGGTAAAAAAAGCTGGAAGTAATTTGTCTGACAGTGCCGTCATGGACTTCGTAACAGCACAG GTGGCTCCATATAAGAGAATCAGGAGAGTGGCATTTGTAGCTTCTATACCCAAGAATGCGTCCGGCAAGATTCTTAGGAAGAATCTAATGCAACTTGCTACCACCTCCaaactttga
- the LOC121260328 gene encoding 4-coumarate--CoA ligase-like 5 isoform X5: MAIESKPSSIDPRSGFCNSDSIFYSKRELTPHPPNPYLDVTTFISSHAHHGDIAFLDASTGRHLTFSDVWLAVDSVASSLSDMGVRKGDVILLLSPNSIFFPVVSLAVMSLGAVISTTNPINTAQEIAKQIADSKPIIAFTTHQLVPKLAESSLRIVILDEHQSIPAVRNARIVATLEEMLNKQPRGDVRVRDRVNQDDMATLLYSSGTTGASKGVVTSHRSLIAMVQIRLVRSKGNEGEHRFLCTVPMFHVYGLATFVLALLASGTTVVILPKYDMHDMLSAIEKYRITSIPVVPPILAAMVSGADRILSKYDLSSLQLVSNGGAPTSKKVIEKFMERYPAVTILQAYGLTESTAIGAYTNSLEESKRYGTVGLLSPGMEAKIVNPETQDALPVNRTGELWMRGLPVMKGWLVLHVGYFRNAEATASTLDSEGWLKTGDLCYIDDDGFIFVVDRLKELIKYKGYQVRYLERVMFPQQNSRHCWLLIQKFLTLLLYLYCTYEFQNS, from the exons ATGGCAATCGAAAGCAAGCCATCGAGTATCGACCCCAGAAGCGGTTTCTGCAACTCCGACTCCATCTTCTACAGCAAACGCGAGCTCACTCCTCACCCACCCAACCCTTACCTTGACGTGACCACTTTCATCTCTTCCCATGCCCACCACGGCGATATAGCCTTTCTCGATGCTTCCACCGGCCGCCATCTCACCTTCTCAGATGTCTGGCTCGCCGTCGATTCTGTCGCCTCCTCTCTCTCCGATATGGGCGTCAGGAAAGGTGACgtcatcctcctcctctctcccAACTCCATCTTCTTCCCCGTGGTGAGCCTTGCCGTCATGTCCCTCGGCGCCGTAATATCCACCACCAATCCCATCAACACCGCCCAAGAAATCGCCAAGCAGATTGCCGATTCGAAACCGATCATCGCCTTCACGACTCACCAACTCGTCCCCAAACTCGCCGAATCGAGTCTCCGAATTGTAATCCTCGATGAGCATCAGTCCATCCCCGCCGTTCGAAACGCTAGAATCGTGGCCACGTTGGAGGAAATGCTAAACAAGCAGCCAAGAGGGGACGTCCGAGTTAGGGACCGTGTCAACCAGGACGACATGGCGACTCTGCTCTATTCGTCGGGTACCACCGGCGCTAGTAAAGGCGTGGTGACTTCGCACAGAAGCCTCATTGCGATGGTTCAGATTAGGTTAGTTCGGTCCAAAGGAAACGAAGGAGAGCATAGGTTCCTCTGCACCGTCCCCATGTTTCACGTCTACGGTCTAGCAACGTTCGTGTTGGCCCTACTCGCGTCGGGAACAACGGTGGTGATCCTCCCGAAATACGACATGCACGATATGCTCTCAGCGATCGAGAAGTACCGGATCACCTCCATCCCAGTCGTGCCGCCGATACTGGCGGCTATGGTGAGCGGCGCGGATCGGATACTGTCCAAGTATGATTTGAGCTCGCTGCAGCTGGTTTCAAATGGTGGGGCCCCGACGAGCAAGAAGGTGATAGAGAAGTTCATGGAGAGGTATCCGGCTGTGACGATTCTTCAGGCGTATGGGTTGACAGAATCGACGGCGATTGGGGCTTACACGAACTCGTTGGAGGAGAGTAAGCGGTACGGTACGGTGGGGTTGTTATCTCCAGGCATGGAAGCCAAGATTGTAAACCCGGAAACCCAGGATGCTCTGCCCGTGAATCGGACCGGTGAGCTTTGGATGAGAGGTCTGCCCGTCATGAAAG GCTGGTTGGTGTTGCATGTAGGTTATTTCCGCAACGCTGAAGCCACGGCATCAACTCTGGATTCAGAAGGATGGTTGAAAACTGGAGATCTCTGCTACATTGATGATGATGGCTTCATTTTCGTGGTTGATAGGTTGAAGGAACTGATTAAATACAAGGGCTACCAGGTCAGATATTTAGAAAGAGTAAT GTTCCCCCAGCAGAACTCGAGGCATTGCTGGTTGCTCATCCAGAAATTTCTGACGCTGCTGTTGTACC tgtattgtACGTACGAGTTTCAGAATTCCTGA